ATCGCCAAGGCGCTGGCTGCCGACTACCGACCGACCCTGTTCGACCTGCCGAACCACGGGCGGTCGCCGTGGACCGCCGACTTCGACTACCTGCAGATGGCCGGTGCGGTCATCGAGGAACTGGAGCGGGCGGCACCGGGGCAGCGGTGGCGGGTGCTCGGACACTCGATGGGCGGCAAGGTGGCGATGCTCGTCGCGCTGACCCGTCCCGACCTGGTGGAGCAACTGGTGGTGGTCGACGTGTCACCGGTCGACTACGGCGCGCACGGTGAGTTCGAGGGCTACATCGCCGGGATGAAGGGCATGCCGCTCGCCGAGGTGCACTCCCGGGCCGACGCCGATGGGCTTGCCGCGCAATGGGTTTCCGACCCGGGAGTGCGCGCGTTCCTGCTGCAGAACCTGCGGCGCGACGACGACGGGTGGCGCTGGCAGGTCAACCTCGACCTGCTCGAGCGCTCGCTGCG
This genomic stretch from Calidifontibacter indicus harbors:
- a CDS encoding alpha/beta fold hydrolase yields the protein MSDRLHTTSLGTTGPRIAFLHGLFGQGKNWTQIAKALAADYRPTLFDLPNHGRSPWTADFDYLQMAGAVIEELERAAPGQRWRVLGHSMGGKVAMLVALTRPDLVEQLVVVDVSPVDYGAHGEFEGYIAGMKGMPLAEVHSRADADGLAAQWVSDPGVRAFLLQNLRRDDDGWRWQVNLDLLERSLRTLGSWPADRLPPGATYDGPTLLVSGTLSGYVKPAHVAAMRTLFPRVRLVAVKGAGHWVHSEKPDVFLTTVRTFLDADRS